In a genomic window of Melanotaenia boesemani isolate fMelBoe1 chromosome 1, fMelBoe1.pri, whole genome shotgun sequence:
- the pabpn1l gene encoding embryonic polyadenylate-binding protein 2, whose translation MAENHMEYRYLEGESIGEQFTEDPELMAIKARVQELEMEEETERLKEEDERCAAEEMQLMTNSPRPGPFYNMTPEERIDADNRSVYVGNVDYGATADELEIHFNGCGPVNRVTILCDRFSGHPKGFAYIEFSDRDSVQSAIGLHETLFRGRVLKVLPKRTNMPGISTTDRGGHRGGHSRGRGRGYRPPRYQNSSRGRFRYQSTRPQHQTPHPYYGGASVGKRQGHMDYHEQTPKRYPCLLLITPPSEELGAVSSGQHYPQQR comes from the exons ATGGCGGAAAATCATATGGAGTACCGCTATCTAGAGGGTGAGAGCATCGGTGAGCAGTTCACCGAGGACCCG GAGCTGATGGCCATCAAGGCCAGGGTCCAGGAGCTGGAGATGGAAgaagagactgagagactgaaggaggaagatgagaggTGTGCTGCAGAAGAGATGCAGCTTATGACCAACAGCCCTCGGCCTG GACCCTTCTATAATATGACTCCTGAAGAGAGGATAGATGCAGACAACAGATCGGTCTATGTGGGAAAT GTGGATTATGGAGCTACTGCAGACGAGTTGGAGATCCATTTCAATGGCTGTGGTCCTGTCAACAGAGTTACCATCCTGTGTGATAGGTTCTCCGGTCACCCTAAAGG CTTTGCTTACATTGAATTTTCTGATCGAGACTCTGTGCAGAGTGCTATTGGTTTACACGAGACGTTGTTCAGAGGAAGAGTCCTCAAG GTATTGCCTAAGAGAACCAACATGCCAGGCATCAGCACCACAGACAGGGGAGGACACAGAGGCGGCCACTCCAGAGGCAGAGGCCGTGGTTACCGTCCTCCCAGATACCAAAACAGCTCTCGAGGCAGATTCCGGTACCAGTCGACAAGACCGCAACACCAAACGCCACACCCCTATTACGGAGGAGCGTCAGTGGGAAAGAGACAGGGACACATGGACTACCATGAACAAACACCGAAGCGTTACCCGTGTCTGCTTCTCATAACACCTCCATCAGAGGAGCTGGGGGCAGTGTCAAGTGGACAACACTACCCTCAACAACGTTAG
- the trappc2l gene encoding trafficking protein particle complex subunit 2-like protein translates to MAVCIAVIAKENYPLYIRSVPSQNELKFHYTVHTSLDVVEEKISAVGKSLGDQRELYLGLLYPTEDYKVYGYVTNSKVKFVIVVDSSNTSLRDNEIRSMFRKLHNSFTDVMCNPFHNPGDPIQSKAFNGIVSGMMIQTG, encoded by the exons ATGGCGGTGTGCATAGCAGTGATCGCAAAGGAG AATTACCCCCTGTATATCCGCAGTGTGCCCTCTCAAAATGAGCTTAAGTTTCACTATACAGTGCACACCTCACTGGATGTGGTGGAGGAGAAGATCTCAGCGGTGGGCAAATCCTTGGGAGATCAGAGAGAGTTGTACCTGGGTCTGCTTTACCCAACTGAAGACTATAAAGT ATATGGATATGTAACCAACTCCAAGGTGAAATTTGTAATCGTTGTGGACTCATCAAATACATCATTGCGGGATAATGAAATAAGAAGT ATGTTCAGAAAATTGCACAACTCTTTCACTGATGTAATGTGCAACCCATTCCACAATCCTGGGGACCCCATCCAGTCCAA GGCCTTCAATGGGATCGTTTCTGGAATGATGATTCAAACTGGCTGA